A genome region from Candidatus Latescibacterota bacterium includes the following:
- the uvrB gene encoding excinuclease ABC subunit UvrB — MSEFRIQSDYDLTGDQPQAVKSLVSGIESEKKFQTLLGVTGSGKTFTIANLIEKTGLPALVISHNKTLAAQLYGEFRSLFPDNAVEYFISYYDYYQPEAFIPSTETYIDKDVSINDDIDRLRLKATGSLMSRRDVIVVASVSCIYGLGSPEEFARMTFSLSEGEEVGRDRLLRKLVDIRYSRNDIEFARGTFRVRGDTIEVRPSYMEEIVRVELFDDEVERISIVHPITGEILRRSKEINLFPSSHFVVSGESVEKAIVEIEKDLVARVGELKENGFEFEARRLDSRTRYDIEMMQEMGYCTGIENYSRYFTSRRPGERPATLIDYFRDDFLVIIDESHVTIPQIRAMYKGDRSRKQTLVEHGFRLPSALDNRPLKFDEFEDMIDKFIFLSATPSDYELEKCGGEVVEQIVRPTGLLEPEVLIRPVEGQVDDLLGEIRTRTARGERVLVTTLTKRMSEDLTTYLSKLGVRVRYLHSDIDALDRVEILRDLRFGEFDVLIGINLLREGLDLPEVGLVAVLDADKEGFLRSRTSLIQTAGRAARNVEGRVIFYADKLTDSMKNAMDEMNRRREKQAAYNKEHGIIPRSIVKSIEDVRISTSVADAKQDVKDDDTEQVIPDGWDDPRMIDMLEKEMKKEAEALHFEKAASIRDRIEEIRMNLRRRSEE; from the coding sequence ATGTCTGAATTCAGAATCCAATCAGATTACGATTTAACCGGAGACCAACCCCAGGCGGTCAAGAGCCTCGTTTCCGGGATCGAGTCCGAAAAAAAATTTCAGACTCTGCTCGGTGTCACTGGTTCCGGGAAGACATTCACGATTGCGAACCTGATCGAGAAAACGGGCTTGCCGGCGCTTGTCATATCCCATAACAAGACTCTGGCTGCCCAGCTCTACGGTGAGTTCCGTTCGCTTTTCCCCGATAACGCGGTGGAATATTTTATCAGCTATTATGACTATTACCAACCCGAAGCATTCATCCCTTCTACCGAGACATATATAGACAAAGACGTGTCGATAAATGACGACATCGATCGTTTGAGGCTCAAGGCCACAGGATCGCTTATGTCGAGGCGTGACGTGATCGTAGTGGCGAGTGTGTCCTGCATCTATGGCCTGGGTTCTCCTGAGGAATTCGCCAGAATGACTTTTTCCCTGTCGGAAGGTGAGGAAGTAGGTAGGGACAGGCTCCTGAGGAAGCTGGTCGACATAAGGTATTCGAGGAACGACATAGAATTTGCCAGGGGCACATTCAGGGTAAGAGGAGATACCATAGAGGTAAGGCCATCATATATGGAAGAGATCGTAAGGGTAGAACTGTTCGATGATGAGGTGGAGAGGATCTCAATCGTACATCCCATCACAGGAGAGATCCTCAGGCGATCCAAGGAGATCAATCTGTTTCCCTCGTCGCATTTCGTAGTTTCTGGTGAGAGTGTTGAGAAGGCGATCGTGGAGATAGAGAAAGACCTGGTGGCGAGAGTCGGAGAATTGAAGGAGAACGGATTCGAATTCGAGGCTCGGCGCCTGGATTCGAGGACAAGGTACGATATCGAGATGATGCAGGAGATGGGGTATTGTACGGGTATAGAGAACTACTCGAGGTATTTCACCAGCCGCAGGCCAGGGGAAAGGCCGGCGACTCTCATTGATTATTTCAGGGACGACTTCCTGGTGATCATTGATGAATCACATGTGACGATTCCTCAGATAAGGGCGATGTACAAGGGTGACAGAAGCAGGAAACAGACTCTTGTGGAGCACGGGTTCAGGTTGCCCTCGGCTCTCGATAACAGACCTCTGAAATTTGACGAGTTCGAAGATATGATCGACAAGTTTATATTCTTGTCGGCAACGCCTTCGGATTATGAGCTCGAGAAGTGCGGCGGAGAAGTGGTGGAACAGATCGTCAGACCGACCGGCCTCCTTGAACCCGAGGTGTTAATCAGGCCTGTAGAAGGACAGGTCGACGACCTTCTGGGAGAGATAAGGACACGGACAGCGAGAGGGGAAAGGGTACTGGTGACTACCCTGACCAAGAGGATGTCCGAAGATCTGACAACGTATCTCTCGAAGCTTGGAGTCAGAGTACGCTATCTTCATAGCGATATAGATGCGCTGGACAGGGTTGAGATTCTCAGGGATCTGCGTTTTGGCGAATTCGATGTCCTGATTGGGATCAACCTTCTGAGGGAGGGGTTGGATCTGCCCGAGGTAGGTCTGGTGGCCGTTCTGGACGCTGACAAGGAGGGATTTCTCAGGTCACGTACGTCACTGATTCAGACGGCCGGAAGAGCGGCTAGAAATGTCGAGGGCAGGGTGATCTTCTACGCCGACAAACTGACCGACTCGATGAAAAATGCTATGGATGAGATGAACAGGCGAAGGGAAAAACAGGCGGCGTATAATAAAGAACATGGAATCATACCTCGATCGATTGTAAAATCGATCGAGGATGTCAGGATATCGACCTCAGTCGCGGACGCGAAACAGGATGTGAAAGACGACGATACGGAACAGGTCATCCCTGACGGCTGGGACGATCCGAGAATGATCGATATGCTTGAGAAGGAAATGAAGAAGGAAGCGGAGGCTCTGCATTTCGAGAAGGCTGCGAGTATAAGGGACAGGATCGAAGAGATCAGGATGAACCTTCGAAGAAGGAGTGAAGAGTGA